One segment of bacterium DNA contains the following:
- a CDS encoding nitronate monooxygenase, whose amino-acid sequence MITRFTRHAGVDYPIICGAMFPCSNPELVAAVSEAGGLGIIQPLSMVYVHGHEYREGLRFIKRLTKKPIGLNATVEKSSKVYEDRLKRWIDIGIEEGIRFFDTSLGNPKWIVEKAHAVGGIVYHKVTERKWALKAVEAGVDGLIAVNDRAGGHAGTLSMQQLLDSIRDLGLPVICGGGIGDENDFVAALKMGYDGVMMATRFIATEECTAHGDYKRALVQAGENDIVLTERVTGVPLSVIRTEYVEKIGLKAGPIARRMLKHRQLKKLMRMVYALRSMRQLKHSSINGNRSTKDYYQAGKSVHGIHAIEPVTAIVRRFVQKAEMPVSS is encoded by the coding sequence ATGATCACACGTTTTACGCGCCACGCAGGCGTTGATTATCCCATTATTTGTGGCGCCATGTTTCCATGCAGTAATCCCGAATTGGTAGCTGCTGTGTCTGAAGCCGGTGGTCTGGGAATCATTCAGCCGCTCTCCATGGTGTATGTTCACGGGCATGAGTACCGTGAAGGTCTTCGTTTCATTAAGCGGCTGACAAAAAAACCGATTGGGCTGAATGCCACAGTGGAGAAATCATCGAAAGTATATGAAGACAGACTTAAGCGGTGGATTGATATTGGAATTGAAGAAGGGATTCGTTTTTTTGATACGTCACTGGGTAATCCGAAATGGATTGTCGAAAAAGCTCATGCCGTCGGAGGAATCGTCTATCATAAAGTGACTGAACGCAAGTGGGCGCTTAAAGCGGTGGAGGCCGGGGTTGATGGATTGATCGCGGTCAACGATCGCGCGGGCGGACATGCCGGGACATTGTCCATGCAACAACTGCTCGACAGCATTCGCGATCTGGGTTTACCGGTGATATGCGGTGGCGGAATCGGGGATGAGAATGATTTTGTTGCTGCACTTAAAATGGGATATGATGGCGTAATGATGGCGACACGATTCATAGCGACGGAAGAATGTACGGCTCATGGTGATTACAAACGTGCTTTGGTTCAGGCAGGGGAAAACGATATTGTGTTGACTGAACGCGTGACGGGTGTTCCGTTGTCGGTTATTCGGACAGAGTACGTCGAAAAAATAGGATTGAAAGCAGGGCCGATCGCCCGCCGAATGCTAAAGCACCGTCAATTGAAAAAATTGATGCGCATGGTGTATGCGTTACGATCGATGCGGCAATTGAAACATTCCTCAATCAACGGTAATCGTTCTACCAAAGATTATTATCAGGCCGGTAAAAGCGTTCACGGCATCCATGCGATCGAACCCGTTACAGCTATCGTCCGACGATTTGTTCAGAAAGCCGAAATGCCGGTGAGCAGTTAA
- a CDS encoding peptidylprolyl isomerase, whose translation MSASIIILETTQGTIEVQLKPDAAPKASENFEKLVEKGYYDGIIFHRVIKNFMIQGGDPTGTGRGGQSVWGKPFEDEFSPKERFDRKGLLAMANAGPRTNGSQFFITTVPTAWLNDKHTIFGEVISGYDIVQKIEQTATDKMDRPLAEQKIIKATKK comes from the coding sequence ATGAGCGCATCGATTATCATTTTGGAAACCACGCAAGGTACCATTGAAGTACAGCTTAAACCTGACGCGGCTCCAAAAGCGAGCGAAAATTTTGAAAAGCTGGTTGAAAAAGGATATTACGACGGCATTATTTTTCATCGTGTGATCAAAAATTTTATGATCCAAGGCGGCGACCCTACCGGCACCGGTCGTGGTGGGCAATCGGTTTGGGGCAAACCGTTTGAAGATGAATTCAGTCCCAAGGAAAGATTCGACCGCAAAGGATTGCTCGCAATGGCCAATGCCGGCCCGAGAACAAACGGCAGCCAGTTTTTTATAACCACCGTTCCGACCGCATGGCTTAATGACAAACATACCATTTTCGGCGAAGTCATTTCCGGTTATGATATTGTTCAAAAAATTGAACAAACGGCGACGGATAAAATGGATCGACCGCTCGCTGAACAAAAAATTATTAAGGCGACTAAAAAATAG
- a CDS encoding arylesterase has protein sequence MFFFFYSTVFSQDQKNIVFLGNSLTAGFGVEPSEAYPSLIQNKIDQAGLNFKIINAGISGETTSGGLRRMDWLLKQKIDVLVLELGANDGLRGIPLNLTKENLQAIITKTKEKYPGTKILIAGMEVPPNMGETYTTTFRKIFPDLAKTNGIERIPFLLEGVADKPDLNLSDGIHPKPEGHKIVAETVWKYLKPILQSVK, from the coding sequence ATGTTTTTCTTTTTTTATTCCACGGTATTTTCGCAAGATCAAAAAAACATTGTATTCCTCGGCAATAGTCTTACGGCCGGTTTTGGTGTTGAACCTTCCGAAGCATACCCCTCGTTGATTCAGAATAAAATCGATCAAGCCGGATTAAATTTTAAAATTATTAATGCCGGTATCAGTGGCGAAACAACGTCCGGCGGACTACGCAGAATGGATTGGCTTCTGAAACAAAAAATTGATGTGTTGGTCTTAGAATTGGGAGCCAACGACGGCTTGCGCGGTATTCCTCTCAATCTCACTAAAGAAAATTTACAGGCGATTATTACTAAAACTAAAGAAAAATATCCCGGAACAAAAATTCTCATTGCTGGTATGGAAGTTCCGCCTAACATGGGTGAAACCTATACGACAACTTTTCGAAAAATTTTCCCCGATCTTGCAAAAACGAATGGCATTGAAAGGATTCCTTTTTTGTTGGAAGGTGTTGCCGACAAACCCGATTTGAATTTATCCGACGGAATCCATCCCAAACCTGAAGGCCACAAAATCGTTGCCGAGACTGTCTGGAAGTATTTGAAACCCATTCTTCAATCTGTAAAATAA
- a CDS encoding acyl-CoA carboxylase subunit beta, with protein sequence IAMKNNLPIIYLVDSAGVFLPLQDQVLPDENHFGRIFYNNARMSAMGITQVAAVMGPCVAGGAYLPVMCDKFIMVEGSSLFLAGPALVKAAIGQVIDAETLGGATTHNAISGTADYHEPNDDAALQRIRDILGKIQHRPFAPFNIIESAEPFHAIEELMGLLPEGLGQYDTREIIARIIDRSEFDEYKATYGKTIVAGTARIGGYAIGIVANQKIVQRTAKGEMQMGGVMYNEAADKAARFVMNCNQDGIPLLFLHDVNGFMVGRDAEHAGIAKDGAKLVNAVANSIVPKISIVIGGSYGAGNYAMCGKAYDPRFIFAWPTANISVMGGNQAASTITEIRLAGKQVSDEEKKKLYEEIRSNYEKQGNPRYAAARLWVDAIIHPVETRKVIIRCLDAAKNNPNIPPPTFGVLQV encoded by the coding sequence AAATTGCGATGAAAAATAATCTGCCGATCATTTATCTGGTCGATTCGGCTGGCGTTTTTCTTCCTTTACAGGATCAGGTTCTTCCCGATGAAAATCACTTCGGCAGGATTTTTTATAATAATGCGCGCATGAGTGCGATGGGTATCACACAGGTCGCTGCAGTGATGGGACCGTGTGTAGCCGGCGGCGCTTATCTGCCGGTCATGTGCGATAAATTTATCATGGTTGAAGGCTCAAGTTTATTTCTTGCAGGACCGGCTTTAGTGAAAGCGGCCATCGGTCAAGTGATCGATGCGGAAACACTCGGCGGTGCGACGACTCATAATGCCATCAGTGGTACGGCTGATTATCACGAGCCGAATGATGATGCCGCTTTACAAAGAATTCGTGACATTCTAGGTAAAATTCAGCATCGTCCTTTTGCTCCTTTTAATATCATTGAATCGGCTGAGCCTTTCCATGCCATCGAAGAATTGATGGGCCTTTTGCCTGAAGGTTTAGGCCAATACGACACGCGGGAAATTATTGCGCGTATTATTGACCGCTCGGAATTTGACGAATACAAAGCGACCTACGGAAAGACAATCGTTGCGGGTACCGCGCGAATAGGAGGTTATGCTATTGGTATCGTTGCCAATCAAAAAATCGTTCAGCGGACGGCTAAGGGTGAGATGCAAATGGGGGGAGTCATGTATAATGAAGCTGCAGATAAGGCTGCACGGTTTGTGATGAATTGTAACCAGGACGGTATCCCGCTTTTATTTTTGCACGACGTTAACGGATTTATGGTGGGAAGAGATGCCGAGCATGCCGGCATTGCCAAAGACGGTGCGAAACTGGTAAATGCGGTGGCCAATTCCATTGTGCCTAAGATTTCAATAGTCATCGGCGGTAGTTATGGCGCGGGTAATTATGCGATGTGCGGTAAAGCGTACGATCCGCGGTTTATTTTTGCCTGGCCTACGGCCAATATTTCCGTCATGGGCGGCAATCAAGCGGCTTCAACGATCACTGAAATCAGGCTTGCGGGGAAACAGGTGAGTGATGAAGAAAAGAAAAAATTGTACGAAGAGATACGGTCTAATTATGAAAAGCAGGGAAATCCGCGATACGCCGCGGCACGGCTGTGGGTCGATGCGATCATTCATCCGGTCGAAACAAGGAAAGTAATTATTCGATGCCTTGATGCGGCTAAAAATAATCCGAATATTCCGCCTCCGACGTTTGGAGTGCTGCAGGTGTAG
- a CDS encoding DUF4442 domain-containing protein — MPSTTNSLVKQWQFVNRLPLGKHIFSRMIGLYIPYTGSISAKVIELKPGYARVQLRDRRKVRNHLNSIHAIALANLAEFTGNLAVVAGMPRDARFIVKNFSIEYLKKARGTLIGECSSAVIESNAKQDIEVKVAIKNKDGEIVAAAVMQTLIGPKK; from the coding sequence ATGCCATCTACTACAAATTCATTGGTCAAACAATGGCAATTCGTCAATCGTTTGCCATTAGGTAAACATATTTTTAGCAGGATGATCGGCTTATATATTCCATACACAGGGAGTATTTCTGCAAAAGTTATTGAGCTAAAGCCCGGTTATGCGCGAGTACAATTACGGGATCGCCGAAAAGTTCGCAATCATCTGAATTCAATTCATGCAATTGCCCTGGCAAATTTGGCAGAATTTACAGGGAATTTGGCTGTTGTGGCCGGGATGCCGAGGGATGCTCGCTTTATTGTCAAAAACTTTTCTATCGAATATCTGAAGAAAGCCCGGGGTACTTTGATTGGTGAATGTTCTTCTGCAGTGATCGAATCCAATGCAAAACAGGATATTGAAGTAAAGGTTGCCATCAAAAATAAAGACGGAGAAATTGTGGCAGCGGCCGTAATGCAAACATTGATAGGACCAAAAAAATGA
- a CDS encoding TonB-dependent receptor, which produces MRYVRLILLTLLATQLSLTAQEKIYSIEGIVKDKFTGNGLSYVSVQIPEIQKGDISDTTGYYKIEHIKTGTYTLVFTLIGYKEFSRKIYIGRNVTYNVSLEEQSLLFEPIEITPGVIELSSDGGTASSVTSEEITTTATLFSKDVYRSLQVLPGVSNSEWSSKPYIKGGNPDETSILIDNFEIYEPFHLEEIDGPFSIISSDLVKDMKLITGGFSAKYSDKMSGILKAKTIDRVDNDYLKGSIDFMNASVGLNQQISNRVNNFFSGRRTYTYFIEKATETNFPSTVYDIWNKLDYKVDKRNTLSFNTIFLSDRIAYDQDSSFISREFFDSYKKNLYGWINWQNVSSENRFFVTTLGFQQLSKKSDFSFDGSFSNNNIDKRSTQIITLKQDHYWKLRDRHAIEAGFEVNKFFTNYYYQEFRINPTETSDIAVSTDVIFVDTDFDGHTLAAYLQDTWTITDKLNILGGWRVSQQSYSDYVQLAPRIAFSYAFADNLNAKLAYGWYYQPDSFYKMRTYQNQSKLDGKPEKSVHYVGSLAYAYNEKTDMTLDLYYKDYQHLSDDYRFDFFNRIEGIGIIDKPYYTKKGYSAGTDFFVRIRYGRSNLFSLSYSLAFSRITNYLNQTTARDIDRTHVLTLNNVINFSRQFTLSTLLRYHTGDPYTPSLVRIIGDSAVENSKIFYLTDTKNSKRLPIFYSLDIKLEKKWYVDQMSFITYANIINALNHKNIRQYGWKRHIENERLTGFSIDEQVYFPRFFSIGLALELDIPLSPK; this is translated from the coding sequence ATGCGATATGTCCGGTTGATTTTGTTAACACTCCTCGCGACTCAATTATCGTTAACAGCTCAAGAAAAGATATATTCGATTGAAGGAATAGTGAAGGATAAATTTACGGGTAATGGATTATCCTACGTCAGTGTTCAAATTCCCGAAATTCAAAAAGGCGACATCTCCGATACAACCGGCTATTACAAAATTGAACATATTAAAACCGGGACCTATACGTTAGTATTTACTTTGATCGGATATAAAGAATTTTCACGTAAAATATATATCGGACGTAATGTTACTTACAATGTCAGTCTCGAAGAGCAGTCCCTGCTTTTTGAGCCAATCGAAATTACGCCCGGAGTTATTGAATTGTCATCTGATGGTGGAACAGCATCGAGCGTGACGTCGGAAGAAATCACGACAACGGCTACACTTTTTTCAAAAGACGTCTATCGAAGTCTTCAGGTGCTGCCTGGAGTATCAAATAGCGAGTGGAGTTCCAAACCTTACATCAAAGGTGGCAACCCCGATGAAACATCAATTTTGATCGATAATTTCGAAATCTATGAACCTTTTCATCTTGAAGAAATCGATGGCCCCTTCAGTATTATTAGTTCCGACCTCGTCAAAGATATGAAACTTATCACAGGAGGGTTTTCAGCCAAATACAGCGATAAAATGTCAGGTATTCTTAAAGCAAAAACGATCGACCGCGTCGATAACGATTATCTCAAAGGCTCTATTGATTTCATGAATGCCTCGGTGGGACTGAACCAACAAATTAGCAATCGGGTCAATAATTTTTTTAGTGGTCGTCGAACTTATACGTACTTCATCGAAAAAGCAACTGAAACCAATTTTCCGTCAACTGTATATGACATCTGGAATAAGCTCGATTACAAAGTTGATAAAAGAAATACTTTATCATTCAATACCATATTTCTGAGCGATCGAATCGCCTATGATCAAGACAGTTCATTTATCAGTCGTGAGTTTTTTGATAGTTACAAAAAGAATCTATACGGATGGATTAACTGGCAGAATGTATCCAGTGAAAATAGGTTTTTCGTAACAACACTGGGTTTTCAGCAATTATCAAAAAAATCTGATTTTTCATTCGACGGCAGCTTCTCGAACAATAATATTGATAAGCGTTCTACTCAAATCATTACTCTTAAACAGGATCATTACTGGAAGTTGCGGGACCGTCATGCCATCGAAGCAGGGTTTGAAGTTAATAAATTTTTTACTAATTATTATTACCAAGAATTTCGCATAAATCCCACAGAAACTTCAGACATTGCAGTGTCAACGGACGTAATATTTGTTGATACGGATTTTGACGGTCATACCCTCGCTGCGTATCTTCAAGATACTTGGACAATCACCGATAAATTAAATATATTGGGCGGGTGGCGAGTCTCCCAACAAAGTTATAGCGACTATGTCCAATTAGCTCCAAGAATAGCTTTCAGTTACGCTTTTGCGGATAACTTAAATGCAAAGCTGGCCTACGGGTGGTATTATCAACCCGATAGTTTCTACAAAATGCGGACTTACCAGAATCAATCTAAACTCGATGGTAAGCCCGAAAAAAGCGTTCATTATGTAGGAAGTTTGGCTTATGCTTACAATGAAAAAACTGACATGACGCTGGATCTTTATTATAAAGATTATCAACACCTTTCAGATGACTATCGCTTCGATTTTTTCAACCGTATCGAAGGGATTGGTATCATTGATAAGCCTTATTATACAAAAAAAGGCTACTCTGCTGGAACAGATTTTTTTGTTCGCATCCGGTACGGACGGTCCAATCTCTTCAGCTTGAGTTATTCTTTAGCTTTTAGCCGCATTACCAATTATTTGAATCAGACAACGGCCCGTGATATCGACCGTACCCATGTCCTGACACTGAACAACGTTATCAATTTTAGCCGTCAATTTACGCTGAGCACTTTGTTACGATACCATACAGGTGACCCTTATACACCCAGCCTTGTACGCATTATCGGCGATAGTGCTGTTGAAAACAGTAAAATATTCTACTTAACCGACACCAAAAACAGCAAACGGCTCCCGATATTTTACAGCCTCGATATTAAGCTCGAAAAAAAATGGTATGTTGACCAAATGAGCTTTATTACATACGCAAACATCATCAATGCCCTGAATCATAAAAATATCCGTCAATACGGATGGAAACGTCATATTGAAAATGAGCGATTAACCGGCTTTTCAATCGACGAACAAGTTTATTTTCCGCGTTTTTTTTCGATCGGATTAGCCCTAGAACTTGATATTCCACTATCCCCAAAATAA
- a CDS encoding bifunctional helix-turn-helix transcriptional regulator/GNAT family N-acetyltransferase — translation MDLTKSLGELALGSRFKRISDRLMQDVNLIYKEQHFDFESRWFLIFYALIQQSPQSITELADTLGFSHPAIIQLSKEMEKAGLIKSIQDKKDKRRRLLALTEKGHDMSSDLQKTWEDIEKAAREAIQETRIDILNMFDNIETVLQRKSLFQRVEEKIKERKMDAVKIVLYSVQYKSVFKSLNYEWLKKYFKIEDLDKKILSRPESILKSGGQIFIALHDGKAVGTCAMILHQPREYELAKMAVTEKVQGLQIGKKLAVTAIEWAKKQKARAIVLETNRKLIAACALYKKLGFVETPFTSPSPYRRTTIAMRLAL, via the coding sequence ATGGACCTAACAAAATCTTTGGGAGAATTGGCTCTTGGAAGCCGCTTCAAACGTATCAGCGACCGACTGATGCAGGATGTAAATCTTATTTATAAAGAACAACATTTCGATTTTGAATCCCGTTGGTTCTTGATATTTTACGCATTGATTCAACAATCCCCGCAATCGATCACAGAATTAGCTGACACGCTCGGTTTTTCTCATCCAGCCATCATTCAATTGTCCAAAGAGATGGAAAAAGCAGGTTTGATCAAAAGCATTCAGGATAAGAAGGATAAACGCCGGCGATTACTTGCTTTGACGGAAAAAGGACATGATATGAGCTCCGATTTGCAAAAAACCTGGGAGGACATTGAAAAGGCAGCGAGGGAGGCCATACAGGAAACCCGGATTGATATACTTAATATGTTCGACAATATCGAAACGGTTCTTCAGCGAAAAAGCTTATTTCAGCGTGTAGAAGAAAAAATCAAAGAGCGAAAAATGGATGCAGTGAAAATAGTCCTGTATTCAGTCCAATATAAATCCGTATTCAAATCACTTAACTATGAATGGTTAAAAAAATATTTTAAAATTGAGGATTTAGACAAGAAGATTCTATCGCGTCCGGAATCGATTTTAAAATCAGGAGGGCAAATATTCATTGCATTACACGATGGAAAAGCTGTCGGCACTTGTGCAATGATCCTCCATCAACCGCGTGAATACGAATTGGCCAAAATGGCTGTGACGGAGAAAGTACAAGGATTACAGATTGGAAAAAAACTGGCGGTGACGGCTATTGAATGGGCTAAAAAACAAAAAGCGCGAGCAATCGTTCTGGAAACCAACCGTAAATTGATCGCCGCCTGCGCCTTGTATAAAAAATTGGGTTTTGTTGAAACACCTTTTACATCACCGTCGCCTTACCGGCGCACAACCATCGCAATGCGCCTTGCTCTTTAA